A window of Planctomycetota bacterium contains these coding sequences:
- a CDS encoding type II toxin-antitoxin system RelE/ParE family toxin, whose product DYAAEYPTQTPPILGMPERTEGPLRRRIITGFKNYLLFYRFDDETVTVTRILHGSRDLRRVPDL is encoded by the coding sequence CGACTATGCGGCGGAGTATCCGACACAAACGCCACCGATCCTCGGCATGCCAGAGCGAACCGAGGGTCCACTGCGTCGCCGCATCATCACAGGCTTCAAGAACTACCTGCTCTTCTACCGGTTTGACGACGAGACCGTCACAGTCACCCGAATTCTCCACGGCAGCCGCGACC